The Treponema medium genome has a window encoding:
- a CDS encoding flavodoxin domain-containing protein → MSKTGIFYASKGGVTETFAKQIAEKLGADLHNMKDTKVDAIADYQNVILMSSSYFFGALMEDWGGKVKLLHTVDFSGKNVAIVGVGSQERHPDSFCSGAADFYDKLRFSGARFVGDVCPCGYEFQFSRMERGGRMLGLCLDKGDAKVNEKIDEWVKAVQPVFAK, encoded by the coding sequence ATGAGCAAAACAGGAATTTTTTATGCAAGTAAAGGCGGCGTAACCGAAACTTTTGCAAAGCAGATTGCGGAAAAGCTGGGAGCCGATTTGCATAATATGAAAGATACGAAAGTTGATGCGATAGCGGACTATCAGAATGTCATACTGATGTCCTCCAGCTATTTTTTCGGCGCCTTAATGGAAGATTGGGGCGGTAAAGTAAAACTGCTGCACACAGTTGATTTTTCCGGGAAGAATGTCGCGATTGTCGGCGTTGGAAGCCAAGAACGCCATCCCGACAGCTTTTGCTCCGGAGCTGCGGACTTCTATGATAAGCTTCGCTTCAGCGGCGCCCGCTTTGTCGGTGATGTATGTCCCTGCGGATATGAATTCCAATTCTCCCGTATGGAAAGAGGCGGCAGAATGCTCGGTCTGTGCTTGGACAAGGGCGATGCTAAAGTGAACGAAAAAATCGACGAATGGGTAAAAGCCGTTCAGCCGGTATTTGCAAAATAA